The following are from one region of the Silurus meridionalis isolate SWU-2019-XX chromosome 25, ASM1480568v1, whole genome shotgun sequence genome:
- the LOC124379119 gene encoding FAST kinase domain-containing protein 5, mitochondrial gives MSSRALWSRAATLRVFVRSPCGPTFRAQHLSGKIQRKNQEETVQQSSSAETAEGCLLVYNPSAYFRSGAERSAVQTGFPVEEEKFHPMRSAGFRKHMIGSSRHLSVSQLGLAFNRDKADKLQKFDPDVSTGLKRDTRAFQRCRPEYSMMTYDASRHPPAIQIKDGLLLLHKVSLMKNADASNVAHFICELGRLEPEQTVTIRGNMWFSRLLRYSAENLQDFTLLQLIEVLGAFVTLGLSHHHSILDLYEAEFSRRTNEMELHQLLLVADLWRCLGRSVPQYVGKLCDCISKHFNQMGPPELVQFVYILGESRQCPTFVLQCLEGIVMRHLEELKGEEVGAICLGLFKTQNSLSEGALRRLVDRACVVVKEMSDFGIVNVMKLMRFSHLDHLPWLEMLSSEVPRRAPQMAVQGLMHIALTCSALHYHDDGVLLAVAKHLPHLPSQYRSKDAAKLLWAFGNLGILPSQCPSFHPRLTEALRVRESEFRSYPEHLVTALLGLAFVGQFPQDLLSLALTPEFTNQVSGLIDLKKDLFTLDGTVAIELPGWTGPRLNPTIQEEATKQLWDFAKSQLCQKPEVLEAEAVLQELLGGEVFVHKRMILPHVRSIDLEVHLDPSGNPLPVASESYQSHYNADKDSFCLLDRKEMHTGVTLTDDLLVQLTSGKKTKTPETLSIQQPVLRPVEASSKRESILRVGIDLTDDLLHAITKRQEQSSVHSHAASTTARLAVQVTSRNNYCYRTQRLTGLYAMKRRQLALTGYTVVEVPHWEWIPLLRRSLAERLAYMHCKIFSSFDSLTRK, from the coding sequence ATGTCTTCACGGGCCCTGTGGAGTCGAGCAGCTACGCTGCGAGTGTTCGTCCGTTCACCATGCGGGCCAACGTTCAGAGCTCAGCATCTCTCTGGAAAAATCCAGAGAAAGAACCAGGAAGAAACGGTGCAACAGTCCTCGAGTGCAGAAACGGCAGAAGGATGCCTGCTGGTGTACAATCCCTCTGCGTATTTCCGATCCGGAGCAGAACGCTCTGCCGTTCAGACAGGGTTTCCTGTGGAAGAGGAAAAATTCCATCCCATGCGAAGTGCTGGATTCAGAAAGCACATGATTGGTTCTTCACGCCACTTATCCGTCTCCCAGCTTGGATTAGCTTTCAACAGAGACAAAGCTGATAAACTGCAGAAATTTGATCCTGATGTTTCGACCGGTTTAAAAAGGGACACTCGTGCCTTTCAGAGGTGTAGACCCGAGTACAGCATGATGACCTACGACGCGTCTAGGCATCCTCCCGCTATTCAGATTAAAGATGGCTTGTTACTGCTTCATAAAGTTTCCTTGATGAAAAACGCTGACGCCTCAAACGTAGCTCATTTTATTTGCGAACTTGGCCGCTTGGAACCTGAGCAGACCGTGACGATCAGAGGCAACATGTGGTTTTCCAGGCTGCTGCGCTACAGTGCGGAGAATCTGCAAGATTTCACACTTCTACAGCTGATCGAGGTTTTGGGTGCCTTTGTGACACTAGGATTGTCCCACCACCACAGCATACTGGATTTATACGAAGCCGAATTCAGCCGGCGGACCAATGAGATGGAGCTGCACCAGCTTCTGCTCGTGGCTGACCTGTGGCGATGCCTTGGCCGGTCAGTCCCGCAGTATGTGGGCAAATTGTGTGACTGCATTAGCAAGCATTTTAACCAAATGGGTCCACCAGAGCTGGTCCAGTTTGTGTATATACTAGGAGAAAGCCGTCAGTGCCCCACATTTGTGCTTCAGTGTCTAGAAGGTATTGTAATGCGCCATCTAGAGGAGCTGAAGGGGGAAGAAGTGGGTGCTATTTGCTTGGGTCTGTTTAAAACTCAGAACTCGCTCTCAGAAGGAGCACTGCGCAGGCTTGTGGACCGAGCTTGTGTGGTTGTTAAAGAAATGAGTGACTTCGGGATCGTGAATGTGATGAAGTTAATGAGATTCAGTCACCTGGATCACCTTCCTTGGTTGGAGATGCTTAGCTCTGAAGTACCCCGTCGTGCTCCGCAGATGGCCGTCCAGGGCCTCATGCACATTGCTTTGACCTGCTCTGCACTGCACTATCATGATGATGGTGTTCTCCTGGCTGTAGCAAAACACCTACCCCATTTACCATCTCAATACAGGAGCAAAGATGCTGCTAAGCTTTTGTGGGCGTTTGGCAACCTGGGCATCCTTCCAAGCCAGTGCCCTAGCTTTCACCCTCGACTCACAGAAGCCCTGCGAGTTCGAGAGTCAGAGTTTCGCAGCTACCCCGAACACCTTGTAACAGCTCTGCTTGGCTTGGCGTTTGTTGGGCAGTTCCCTCAGGATTTGTTGAGTTTGGCTTTAACCCCCGAATTTACAAATCAAGTCTCAGGATTGATCGATTTGAAAAAGGATCTTTTCACTCTCGACGGAACAGTTGCGATCGAGCTGCCCGGATGGACCGGGCCACGGTTGAACCCAACAATTCAGGAGGAGGCGACCAAACAGTTATGGGACTTTGCCAAGTCTCAATTGTGTCAGAAACCAGAGGTTTTAGAGGCCGAGGCTGTTCTCCAGGAGCTGCTGGGAGGAGAGGTGTTTGTGCACAAGCGAATGATCTTACCACATGTGCGTTCTATTGACCTCGAAGTGCACTTGGATCCCAGCGGAAATCCTCTGCCTGTCGCGTCTGAGTCCTATCAAAGCCACTATAATGCAGACAAGGATTCTTTTTGCCTTCTGGATAGAAAAGAAATGCACACAGGAGTTACCCTGACTGATGATCTGCTGGTACAGTTGACcagtggcaaaaaaacaaaaacgccaGAAACTTTATCCATTCAGCAACCGGTTCTGCGTCCTGTGGAGGCATCAAGCAAAAGAGAAAGTATTCTGAGGGTGGGCATTGACCTGACTGATGATCTCCTGCATGCGATAACAAAGAGGCAGGAGCAGTCTTCCGTCCACAGCCATGCTGCCTCAACTACTGCTCGGCTTGCGGTTCAAGTGACTAGTAGAAACAATTATTGTTACAGGACGCAGCGGTTAACCGGGTTGTATGCAATGAAGAGGAGGCAATTAGCTTTGACAGGGTATACAGTTGTAGAAGTGCCACATTGGGAATGGATCCCATTGCTTCGACGCTCCCTCGCCGAGAGACTTGCTTACATGCACTGTAAAATCTTCAGTAGTTTTGATTCTCTAACTAGGAAATGA
- the rnf185 gene encoding E3 ubiquitin-protein ligase RNF185 isoform X1, translated as MASASPPPSQPPPPPSQPPPQSSSSSTTDTTGSGSGAQSQGETGSQDSTFECNICLDTSKDAVISLCGHLFCWPCLHQWLETRPNRQVCPVCKAGISRDKVIPLYGRGSTGQQDPRERTPPRPQGQRPEPENRGGFQGFGFGDGGFQMSFGIGAFPFGIFATAFNINDGRPPPAAPGTPQHTDEQFLSRLFLFVALVIMFWLLIA; from the exons ATGGCCAGCgcttctcctcctccatcccaacctccacctcctccatccCAACCTCCTCCTCAGTCATCCAGCTCTTCAACCACAGACACCACAGGGAGCGGCTCTGGCGCTCAATCGCAGGGAGAAACCGGCAGCCAGGACAGCACGTTCGAGTGTAACATCTGCTTGGACACTTCCAAGGACGCCGTAATCAGCTTATGTGGCCATCTCTTCTG CTGGCCTTGCTTGCATCAG TGGCTGGAAACGAGGCCGAACAGACAGGTGTGTCCGGTATGTAAAGCGGGAATCAGCAGAGATAAAGTGATCCCGCTGTACGGGCGAGGCAGTACGGGTCAGCAGGATCCCAG AGAGAGGACGCCTCCCAGACCTCAAGGCCAGAGACCTGAGCCGGAAAATCGTGGC GGATTCCAAGGATTCGGTTTCGGGGATGGCGGCTTCCAGATGTCCTTCGGTATCGGAGCTTTTCCCTTTGGAATTTTTGCAACAGCATTCAACATCAACGATGGAAGACCACCTCCAG CAGCTCCTGGAACACCACAGCACACGGACGAGCAGTTCCTGTCCCGCCTCTTCCTGTTTGTAGCGCTTGTCATCATGTTTTGGCTTCTCATCGCATAA
- the rnf185 gene encoding E3 ubiquitin-protein ligase RNF185 isoform X2: MASASPPPSQPPPPPSQPPPQSSSSSTTDTTGSGSGAQSQGETGSQDSTFECNICLDTSKDAVISLCGHLFCWPCLHQWLETRPNRQVCPVCKAGISRDKVIPLYGRGSTGQQDPRERTPPRPQGQRPEPENRGGFQGFGFGDGGFQMSFGIGAFPFGIFATAFNINDGRPPPAPGTPQHTDEQFLSRLFLFVALVIMFWLLIA, encoded by the exons ATGGCCAGCgcttctcctcctccatcccaacctccacctcctccatccCAACCTCCTCCTCAGTCATCCAGCTCTTCAACCACAGACACCACAGGGAGCGGCTCTGGCGCTCAATCGCAGGGAGAAACCGGCAGCCAGGACAGCACGTTCGAGTGTAACATCTGCTTGGACACTTCCAAGGACGCCGTAATCAGCTTATGTGGCCATCTCTTCTG CTGGCCTTGCTTGCATCAG TGGCTGGAAACGAGGCCGAACAGACAGGTGTGTCCGGTATGTAAAGCGGGAATCAGCAGAGATAAAGTGATCCCGCTGTACGGGCGAGGCAGTACGGGTCAGCAGGATCCCAG AGAGAGGACGCCTCCCAGACCTCAAGGCCAGAGACCTGAGCCGGAAAATCGTGGC GGATTCCAAGGATTCGGTTTCGGGGATGGCGGCTTCCAGATGTCCTTCGGTATCGGAGCTTTTCCCTTTGGAATTTTTGCAACAGCATTCAACATCAACGATGGAAGACCACCTCCAG CTCCTGGAACACCACAGCACACGGACGAGCAGTTCCTGTCCCGCCTCTTCCTGTTTGTAGCGCTTGTCATCATGTTTTGGCTTCTCATCGCATAA